In a single window of the Paenibacillus sp. MMS20-IR301 genome:
- a CDS encoding MFS transporter yields MKTALWLYLFLFLAFFDLHAQYPILTPFAISLGAGPAFIGWMMGMYSLTHLPGNLLAGVLVDRNGSRRYIVFALTAAGIILLLQAHAQLPWHLLLLRAASGFALAFLSPACMTLLASLSSDTVTQGKYMSGHGIIHTLASVVSPAAGAFIVAKAGYSGTFSTLGWLLIFTGVMAFFSVPRHLPGTALYKPVKPEQPGKPEAPAKPVSKRYYLLPFFVSCSQGVLFFELPLSQGGGGSGIISTGILLSLLSLGALLTLSLFFLNRLAPGIRIACALLGMAVCFFALAAFRSIPAGMILFILGAAKGVLFPAMASLFISLGGAGRMGRTFSLQSIAMSLGAFAGPVAAGQLRDYVSPYFIAFLLLMTALLLLPPASSGRLASYRSDLNSHAA; encoded by the coding sequence GTGAAAACCGCGCTGTGGCTGTATCTGTTTCTGTTTCTTGCCTTCTTTGATCTCCATGCCCAGTATCCTATTCTGACACCGTTTGCCATCTCTCTGGGAGCAGGACCAGCCTTCATCGGCTGGATGATGGGAATGTATTCGCTGACCCACCTCCCCGGCAACCTGCTGGCCGGTGTGCTGGTCGACCGTAACGGCAGCCGCCGGTACATCGTCTTTGCGCTGACAGCAGCCGGAATAATCCTGCTGCTCCAGGCTCATGCACAGCTGCCGTGGCATCTGCTGCTGCTGCGGGCAGCAAGCGGCTTCGCGCTGGCATTCCTCTCGCCTGCCTGCATGACCCTGCTGGCCTCCCTCTCGTCTGACACGGTGACCCAGGGTAAGTACATGTCCGGCCACGGGATCATCCACACCCTGGCCTCGGTCGTCTCACCCGCAGCCGGCGCGTTCATTGTTGCTAAAGCCGGGTACTCGGGTACTTTCAGCACCCTGGGCTGGCTGCTGATCTTCACGGGGGTCATGGCGTTCTTTAGCGTGCCAAGGCATCTGCCCGGAACTGCTCTGTACAAGCCGGTGAAGCCGGAGCAACCCGGAAAGCCGGAGGCACCGGCGAAGCCTGTCTCCAAGCGCTATTACCTGCTGCCCTTCTTCGTATCCTGCTCCCAGGGCGTGCTCTTCTTCGAGCTTCCGCTGTCCCAGGGAGGCGGCGGAAGCGGGATAATCTCTACCGGCATTCTGCTGTCACTGCTCAGTCTCGGTGCGCTTCTGACGCTGAGCCTGTTCTTCCTGAACCGGCTGGCACCGGGCATCCGCATTGCATGTGCGCTGCTTGGGATGGCCGTCTGCTTCTTCGCACTTGCCGCCTTCCGCAGTATCCCGGCCGGAATGATTCTATTCATACTTGGCGCAGCCAAAGGCGTGTTATTCCCGGCTATGGCTTCATTGTTCATCAGTCTCGGAGGCGCCGGCCGGATGGGCCGCACCTTCTCGCTGCAGTCCATCGCCATGTCACTCGGCGCTTTTGCCGGTCCGGTCGCGGCCGGCCAGCTGCGGGATTATGTCTCGCCTTACTTCATCGCCTTCCTTCTGCTGATGACCGCTCTTCTGCTGCTCCCGCCGGCAAGCTCCGGTAGGCTGGCTTCTTACCGCTCCGACTTAAACAGCCATGCCGCCTGA